One stretch of Quadrisphaera setariae DNA includes these proteins:
- a CDS encoding nitroreductase/quinone reductase family protein, with translation MAEDFNTRVIREFRENEGRVGPPFEGAPMILVHHRGRRTGTEHVAPLVFQQVGEAFAVFASKAGAPTHPEWYANLLASPDTTAEVGAEHRGAEVAVRARELHGEERDTVWEEQKRRSPGFADYEAKAAPRVIPVLLLEPR, from the coding sequence GTGGCCGAGGACTTCAACACGCGCGTCATCCGGGAGTTCCGCGAGAACGAGGGTCGCGTCGGCCCGCCCTTCGAGGGGGCGCCGATGATCCTCGTGCACCACCGCGGCCGCCGCACCGGCACCGAGCACGTCGCGCCGCTGGTGTTCCAGCAGGTGGGTGAGGCCTTCGCGGTCTTCGCCTCCAAGGCGGGCGCCCCCACCCACCCCGAGTGGTACGCCAACCTCCTGGCCTCCCCCGACACCACCGCCGAGGTCGGCGCCGAGCACCGCGGCGCCGAGGTCGCCGTGCGCGCCCGCGAGCTGCACGGCGAGGAGCGCGACACCGTGTGGGAGGAGCAGAAGCGCCGCTCCCCCGGCTTCGCCGACTACGAGGCCAAGGCCGCCCCGCGGGTCATCCCCGTGCTGCTGCTCGAGCCCCGCTGA
- a CDS encoding winged helix DNA-binding domain-containing protein: MPDAVPAPVADLTAEDVARLRLVSQRLVPHPVLGLPPDPVAAVAHLLAVQAQDLPAAHVAVASRTAARGAAAVRAALDGGALVRTWPMRGTLHLLTAADAGWMTRLLGPRALRAAAKRWLDVGLDDAAFERARAVARERLADGPASRDELGSAWTEAGFEPGTSTTYRLLNGLATRGELVLGPVRGGDQLVVRADAWLPAGARREDEPDEVLLAELAARYVASHGPASVPDLVRWTFLTTGVVRRAVAAAHAAGRLVAVTCEGRTLLGGPDLVDLVADLDAVREATRGVLLTAAFDELVLGYADRTATLAAELEVLVVPGGNGMFKPVVVADGRAVGTWARAGSKRDRLVVTPFAEPFPAGVAAACQEAFSALPLPPPGR, translated from the coding sequence GTGCCTGACGCCGTGCCCGCGCCCGTCGCGGACCTCACCGCCGAGGACGTCGCGCGGCTCCGCCTGGTCTCCCAGCGCCTCGTGCCGCACCCGGTGCTGGGACTGCCGCCGGACCCGGTGGCCGCCGTGGCGCACCTGCTGGCGGTGCAGGCGCAGGACCTGCCCGCTGCGCACGTCGCGGTCGCGAGCCGCACCGCGGCGCGCGGCGCGGCGGCCGTCCGCGCCGCGCTCGACGGTGGTGCGCTGGTGCGGACGTGGCCGATGCGGGGCACGCTGCACCTGCTCACCGCCGCCGACGCCGGGTGGATGACGCGCCTCCTCGGCCCGCGGGCCCTCAGGGCGGCGGCCAAGCGCTGGCTGGACGTCGGCCTCGACGACGCCGCCTTCGAGCGCGCCCGGGCGGTGGCGCGCGAGCGGCTGGCCGACGGCCCCGCCAGCCGCGACGAGCTGGGCTCCGCGTGGACGGAGGCCGGCTTCGAGCCCGGCACGTCCACCACGTACCGCCTCCTCAACGGTCTGGCCACGCGGGGCGAGCTGGTGCTGGGGCCAGTGCGCGGCGGAGACCAGCTCGTCGTGCGCGCCGACGCGTGGCTGCCCGCCGGGGCCCGCCGCGAGGACGAGCCCGACGAGGTGCTCCTCGCCGAGCTGGCCGCTCGCTACGTCGCGAGCCACGGCCCGGCTTCCGTGCCCGACCTCGTGCGCTGGACGTTCCTCACCACCGGGGTGGTGAGGCGCGCGGTCGCGGCCGCGCACGCCGCTGGACGCCTCGTGGCGGTGACCTGCGAGGGACGCACCCTGCTCGGTGGTCCTGACCTGGTCGACCTCGTCGCGGACCTCGACGCCGTGCGCGAGGCGACGCGGGGTGTGCTGCTCACGGCCGCGTTCGACGAGCTGGTGCTCGGCTACGCCGACCGCACCGCCACCCTGGCCGCCGAGCTGGAGGTGCTCGTGGTGCCCGGTGGCAACGGGATGTTCAAGCCCGTCGTCGTGGCGGACGGCCGGGCCGTCGGCACGTGGGCCCGCGCGGGGAGCAAGCGCGACCGCCTCGTGGTCACGCCGTTCGCGGAGCCGTTCCCCGCCGGCGTCGCCGCCGCCTGCCAGGAGGCCTTCTCAGCGCTGCCGCTGCCCCCACCCGGCCGCTGA
- a CDS encoding CoA transferase, with protein MSGGLLHVLWRELRGDPADLRAVRVGGTTGLVSPLPVEALAVASATVHRLAAVGPAGAALEVDAAPPADGQLAVDARHVAADFASESLLRLDGQPAAGGFAPLSRFFPTADGWVRVHANYPHHRAALLHALAVPDGDDERAVAAAVRAALHERLALDVEEQVVAGGGVVAAVRTPQEWAASPMGAALAGAPLVDLRRVGSDDAAAATRLDQRAGRDPAQGVRGARVLDLTRVIAGPTGTRALAAWGADVLRLDPPHLPEPRAQLLETGSGKRFAQLDIASGAGRERLEELLAGADALVHGYRPGALARLGLSEEELAERHPHLVVASLSAWGTQGPWAQRRGFDSIVQAASGVAVMTGAADGSPGALPVQALDHAAGHLLAAAVMRGLVLRRPAGPGGTWHAHVSLAGLARWLLSQQVSSEAARAGERLKASDLERYLVDLPSPEGTVTVVRPLGAPVWSAALTSSAPTWLPTPR; from the coding sequence GTGTCCGGTGGTCTCCTGCACGTCCTCTGGAGGGAGCTGCGGGGAGACCCCGCCGACCTCCGAGCCGTCCGCGTCGGGGGGACGACGGGTCTGGTGAGCCCGCTGCCGGTGGAGGCGCTGGCCGTGGCGTCGGCCACCGTGCACCGGCTGGCCGCCGTCGGACCTGCCGGGGCTGCGCTGGAGGTGGACGCCGCGCCACCGGCGGACGGCCAGCTGGCGGTGGACGCCCGCCACGTGGCCGCCGACTTCGCCAGCGAGTCGCTCCTGCGCCTGGACGGCCAGCCGGCGGCCGGGGGCTTCGCGCCGCTGTCGCGGTTCTTCCCCACCGCCGACGGCTGGGTGCGCGTGCACGCCAACTACCCCCACCACCGCGCGGCGCTGCTGCACGCGCTGGCCGTGCCGGACGGCGACGACGAGCGCGCCGTGGCGGCCGCGGTCCGCGCCGCGCTGCACGAGCGCCTGGCGCTGGACGTGGAGGAGCAGGTGGTGGCGGGAGGCGGGGTCGTCGCTGCGGTCCGCACGCCCCAGGAGTGGGCGGCCTCCCCCATGGGTGCCGCGCTGGCCGGGGCGCCGCTGGTGGACCTGCGCCGCGTCGGCAGCGACGACGCGGCAGCCGCCACGCGGCTGGACCAGCGGGCGGGACGTGACCCGGCGCAGGGTGTGCGCGGAGCGCGCGTGCTCGACCTCACGCGCGTCATCGCCGGCCCGACGGGGACCCGCGCGCTGGCCGCGTGGGGCGCCGACGTGCTCCGGCTGGACCCGCCGCACCTGCCCGAACCCCGGGCCCAGCTGCTGGAGACCGGCTCGGGCAAGCGCTTCGCGCAGCTCGACATCGCCTCCGGCGCAGGGCGCGAGCGGCTGGAGGAGCTGCTCGCCGGCGCTGACGCCCTCGTGCACGGGTACCGACCCGGCGCCCTGGCCCGCCTGGGACTCAGCGAGGAGGAGCTCGCCGAGCGCCACCCGCACCTCGTGGTGGCGTCCCTGTCGGCCTGGGGCACCCAGGGACCGTGGGCGCAGCGGCGCGGCTTCGACTCGATCGTGCAGGCGGCCAGCGGTGTCGCCGTGATGACCGGCGCCGCCGACGGGTCCCCGGGCGCCCTGCCCGTGCAGGCCCTCGACCACGCCGCCGGCCACCTGCTCGCAGCGGCGGTGATGCGCGGCCTCGTCCTGCGCCGCCCGGCCGGCCCCGGCGGCACCTGGCACGCCCACGTGTCGCTCGCCGGGCTGGCGAGGTGGCTGCTCAGCCAGCAGGTCTCCTCCGAAGCCGCGCGCGCCGGGGAGCGTCTCAAGGCTTCGGACCTGGAGCGCTACCTCGTGGACCTGCCGTCCCCCGAGGGCACGGTGACGGTCGTCAGACCGCTCGGCGCCCCGGTGTGGTCGGCTGCGCTGACCTCCTCGGCCCCCACGTGGCTCCCCACCCCTCGGTGA
- a CDS encoding ABC transporter ATP-binding protein has translation MSIEGTAWGVLYKTAYGQQDQRPFSRATLRRVLAFARPHRARIGWFLLVGIVEAVLTVATPLLAGRVVQAITEREASSVVVGLAALIAVIALLEAGASMLSRWLSSTLGESVILDLRTTVYDHVQRQPVAFFTRTRTGALVSRLNSDVLGAQRAFSDTLVGIVSNTVTLLLTLGVMLALSWPITVLALVLLPLFLVPARRVGRRLAGLQREAAGHNAAMTDQTTERFSAAGATLVKLMGDPARESAEYAARAQRVRDIGVRTAVVSFSFVTALVLVSALALALVYGLGGFLALRGTLEAGTVVSLALLLTRLYAPLTALASARLDIMQALVSFERVFEVLDLEPLVRERPDPVPLPDGPLAVELDRVCFSYPSAEQVSLASLEDVAVLDPRGGTQVLHGVSFRAEPGQVVALVGSSGAGKSTTASLLPRLYDVDTGAVRLGGVDVRDLSFADLRSAVGVVTQDGHLFHESLRSNLQLAAPGATDEQLWDALDRARLREVVLDLPDGLDTVVGERGYRLSGGERQRLTIARLLLASPRVVVLDEATAHLDSTSEAAVQAALGEALAGRTALVIAHRLSTVRSADLILVVEHGRIVERGTHTELLALGGRYAELHATQFAAGAAEEPHPAGEDDDDARRRQEPTRA, from the coding sequence GTGAGCATCGAGGGCACCGCCTGGGGCGTCCTGTACAAGACCGCCTACGGCCAGCAGGACCAGCGCCCGTTCTCCCGCGCCACCCTGCGCCGGGTGCTGGCCTTCGCCCGCCCGCACCGGGCGCGCATCGGCTGGTTCCTGCTCGTGGGGATCGTCGAGGCGGTGCTGACGGTGGCCACGCCGCTGCTCGCCGGCCGGGTGGTGCAGGCCATCACCGAGCGCGAGGCCTCGTCGGTGGTGGTGGGCCTGGCGGCGCTCATCGCGGTGATCGCCCTGCTCGAGGCGGGCGCGAGCATGCTCAGCCGCTGGCTCTCGTCCACCCTGGGGGAGTCGGTCATCCTCGACCTGCGCACCACCGTGTACGACCACGTGCAGCGCCAGCCGGTCGCCTTCTTCACCCGCACCCGCACGGGCGCGCTGGTCAGCCGGCTCAACTCCGACGTCCTCGGCGCCCAGCGCGCCTTCAGCGACACCCTCGTGGGCATCGTGTCCAACACGGTGACGCTGCTGCTCACCCTGGGCGTGATGCTGGCGCTGAGCTGGCCGATCACCGTGCTGGCGCTGGTCCTCCTGCCGCTGTTCCTCGTCCCCGCCCGCCGCGTCGGCCGCCGCCTGGCGGGGCTGCAGCGCGAGGCCGCCGGCCACAACGCCGCCATGACCGACCAGACCACCGAGCGGTTCTCCGCCGCGGGCGCCACCCTGGTCAAGCTCATGGGCGACCCGGCCCGGGAGTCCGCCGAGTACGCGGCGCGCGCTCAGCGCGTGCGCGACATCGGCGTGCGCACCGCCGTCGTCTCCTTCTCCTTCGTCACGGCCCTCGTGCTGGTCTCCGCCCTCGCCCTGGCGCTCGTCTACGGCCTGGGCGGCTTCCTCGCGCTGCGGGGCACCCTCGAGGCCGGCACCGTGGTGAGCCTCGCGCTGCTGCTCACCCGGCTCTACGCCCCGCTGACGGCGCTGGCCAGCGCACGGCTCGACATCATGCAGGCCCTCGTGAGCTTCGAGCGCGTCTTCGAGGTGCTCGACCTCGAGCCCCTGGTGCGCGAACGGCCCGACCCGGTGCCTCTGCCCGACGGGCCGCTGGCCGTGGAGCTCGACCGCGTCTGCTTCTCCTACCCCTCCGCCGAGCAGGTCTCGCTGGCCTCCCTGGAGGACGTCGCCGTGCTCGACCCGCGGGGTGGCACGCAGGTGCTCCACGGCGTCTCCTTCCGCGCCGAGCCCGGTCAGGTGGTCGCGCTCGTGGGTTCCTCCGGGGCCGGCAAGTCGACCACCGCCTCCCTGCTGCCGCGCCTGTACGACGTCGACACCGGCGCCGTCCGCCTCGGCGGGGTCGACGTGCGCGACCTGTCCTTCGCCGACCTGCGCTCCGCCGTCGGCGTGGTCACCCAGGACGGCCACCTCTTCCACGAGTCCCTGCGCTCCAACCTCCAGCTCGCCGCGCCCGGCGCCACCGACGAGCAGCTGTGGGACGCCCTCGACCGCGCCCGCCTGCGCGAGGTGGTCCTCGACCTGCCCGACGGCCTCGACACCGTGGTCGGCGAGCGCGGCTACCGCCTCTCCGGCGGGGAGCGCCAGCGCCTCACCATCGCCCGGCTGCTGCTCGCCTCGCCGCGCGTCGTGGTGCTCGACGAGGCGACCGCCCACCTCGACTCCACCTCCGAGGCCGCCGTGCAGGCCGCGCTGGGGGAGGCGCTCGCGGGCCGCACCGCGCTCGTCATCGCCCACCGGCTCTCCACGGTGCGCTCCGCCGACCTCATCCTCGTGGTGGAGCACGGGCGCATCGTCGAGCGCGGCACGCACACCGAGCTGCTCGCGCTGGGCGGGCGGTACGCGGAGCTGCACGCCACCCAGTTCGCCGCCGGAGCAGCCGAGGAGCCCCACCCGGCCGGCGAGGACGACGACGACGCGCGCCGCCGGCAGGAGCCCACCCGTGCCTGA
- a CDS encoding ATP-grasp domain-containing protein, whose product MNARSTAPSVALVTCSEVPDLDPEGQHLLAALRERGLDARPVVWDDEDVDWSAPDLAVVRSTWDYATRRAEFLAWAARAAGATRLLNPLPLLEWSTDKHYLAELEAAGLPVVPSAFVEVGDEGDHPYLDVEHVVKPAVSAGSRDTLRLGAHEAARSRAHVAAVHAGGRSVLVQPYLTAVDDVGETALVFLDGELSHAMRKAALLPAGGGLVEGLFAHEDMAPREPSAAEVEVGRAVVAEAARRARAAGAEPALYARVDLLPDDDGAPRVLELELVEPSLFLDHAPGSAVRLADAVVRRLADPGGRGTAA is encoded by the coding sequence GTGAACGCCCGCTCCACCGCCCCCTCCGTCGCCCTCGTGACCTGCTCGGAGGTGCCCGACCTCGACCCGGAGGGCCAGCACCTGCTGGCGGCGCTGCGCGAGCGCGGCCTGGACGCTCGCCCGGTCGTGTGGGACGACGAGGACGTCGACTGGTCCGCGCCCGACCTCGCCGTGGTGCGGTCCACGTGGGACTACGCGACGCGCCGGGCGGAGTTCCTCGCGTGGGCGGCCCGTGCGGCCGGTGCGACGCGGCTGCTCAACCCGCTCCCGCTGCTGGAGTGGTCCACCGACAAGCACTACCTCGCCGAGCTCGAGGCGGCGGGCCTGCCCGTGGTGCCGAGCGCGTTCGTGGAGGTCGGCGACGAGGGTGACCACCCGTACCTGGACGTCGAGCACGTGGTGAAGCCGGCGGTCTCAGCCGGCTCGCGCGACACGCTGCGACTGGGGGCCCACGAGGCGGCCCGGTCCCGCGCGCACGTCGCTGCCGTGCACGCCGGTGGCCGCTCCGTGCTCGTGCAGCCCTACCTCACCGCCGTCGACGACGTCGGGGAGACGGCGCTGGTCTTCCTCGACGGGGAGCTCAGCCACGCGATGCGCAAGGCCGCGCTGCTGCCCGCGGGCGGAGGGCTGGTGGAGGGGCTGTTCGCGCACGAGGACATGGCCCCTCGGGAGCCGTCGGCCGCCGAGGTGGAGGTCGGCAGGGCGGTGGTGGCCGAGGCAGCCCGGCGCGCCCGCGCCGCCGGTGCCGAGCCCGCGCTCTACGCGCGGGTCGACCTGCTCCCCGACGACGACGGCGCCCCGCGCGTCCTGGAGCTGGAGCTGGTGGAGCCCTCGCTCTTCCTCGACCACGCGCCGGGGTCCGCCGTGCGGCTCGCGGACGCCGTCGTGCGGCGCCTGGCAGACCCGGGTGGCCGCGGCACCGCAGCCTGA
- a CDS encoding PhzF family phenazine biosynthesis protein gives MSRRFTQVDVFTDQLTRGNAVAVVHDAEGLDDDALRAFARWTQLSETTFLLAPTPEAAAAGADYRVRIFTPGRELPFAGHPTLGSARSWLEAGGVPQREGVVVQECGAGLVTVRRSPADDDGGELLAFEAPPLVRSGPVDPADLLAAASSVGVRADDVLDAAWVDNGPGWVALLLADAAAVLAAVPVAGSDSGPADVGLVGLHPEGAGPDGAAVEVRAFVREDGTWWEDPVTGSLNAGVGQWLTSGAASVRLPDAYTASQGTALARRGRVRVAREGERVWVGGATVVGVSGTVAL, from the coding sequence GTGAGCAGGCGCTTCACGCAGGTCGACGTCTTCACCGACCAGCTCACCCGCGGCAACGCCGTCGCCGTCGTCCACGACGCCGAAGGGCTCGACGACGACGCCCTGCGCGCCTTCGCCCGCTGGACCCAGCTGTCAGAGACCACCTTCCTGCTCGCTCCCACGCCGGAGGCGGCCGCTGCCGGTGCCGACTACCGGGTGCGCATCTTCACGCCCGGACGCGAGCTGCCGTTCGCCGGCCACCCCACGCTCGGCTCCGCGCGCTCGTGGCTGGAGGCCGGCGGCGTCCCGCAGCGCGAGGGCGTGGTGGTGCAGGAGTGCGGAGCGGGGCTGGTGACCGTCCGGCGCTCCCCCGCTGACGACGACGGCGGGGAGCTGCTCGCCTTCGAGGCACCTCCGCTGGTGCGCAGCGGCCCGGTGGACCCCGCCGACCTGCTGGCGGCCGCGTCCTCGGTGGGCGTGCGCGCCGATGACGTGCTCGACGCCGCCTGGGTGGACAACGGCCCGGGCTGGGTGGCGCTGCTGCTGGCCGACGCCGCGGCCGTGCTGGCCGCCGTCCCTGTCGCCGGCTCGGACAGCGGTCCCGCTGACGTCGGCCTGGTGGGCCTGCACCCCGAGGGCGCCGGCCCCGACGGCGCGGCGGTGGAGGTGCGAGCCTTCGTCCGCGAGGACGGCACCTGGTGGGAGGACCCCGTGACCGGCAGCCTCAACGCGGGCGTCGGCCAGTGGCTGACCTCCGGGGCGGCCTCCGTGCGGCTGCCGGACGCCTACACCGCCTCGCAGGGCACGGCGCTCGCGCGGCGGGGACGCGTGCGCGTGGCCAGGGAGGGCGAGCGCGTCTGGGTGGGCGGGGCGACCGTCGTCGGGGTCAGCGGCACCGTGGCCCTGTGA